Proteins from a single region of Apium graveolens cultivar Ventura chromosome 7, ASM990537v1, whole genome shotgun sequence:
- the LOC141674609 gene encoding uncharacterized protein LOC141674609 — MKPPSSKYCEYHEDTGHTTEQCFQLSNLIEGKIHRGQLVHYVQHDDEPRRRHRGEDDRVIDVIFGGIAAGGLSHNSRKIYAREVFNVNPSAAKRPRANSSPVISFSDDDYRPDLIEGHQDALVITTRVGNNTVKKMLVDNGSSVDVLYHHAFSRMDIGDRRLENSRTPLYGFTGNEVHVVGTIDMPVLFRFPTLSDLENGQIPCD; from the coding sequence ATGAAACCCCCAAGCTCCAAATATTGTGAATATCATGAAGATACTGGCCATACAACAGAGCAATGTTTTCAACTTAGCAATCTCATCGAAGGAAAAATTCATCGAGGACAACTAGTCCACTATGTGCAGCACGATGATGAACCCAGACGTCGTCATCGAGGCGAGGATGATCGTGTAATCGACGTTATTTTTGGGGGTATAGCAGCCGGGGGCCTCTCCCACAACTCTCGCAAGATTTATGCTCGAGAAGTATTTAATGTCAATCCCTCGGCAGCTAAACGCCCTCGAGCGAATTCCTCCCCAGTCATCTCTTTCTCCGACGATGATTATCGTCCCGATCTCATCGAAGGCCATCAAGATGCTCTCGTCATCACAACACGTGTGGGAAACAACACGGTTAAGAAAATGTTGGTCGATAATGGTAGCTCTGTCGACGTGTTATATCACCATGCTTTTTCCCGAATGGACATAGGGGATCGAAGACTCGAGAACTCCCGAACCCCGTTATACGGGTTTACAGGCAATGAGGTTCATGTGGTAGGAACCATCGACATGCCAGTGCTTTTTCGGTTCCCCACCCTGTCAGATTTGGAAAATGGTCAAATTCCATGTGATTAG